Below is a genomic region from Chroicocephalus ridibundus chromosome 31, bChrRid1.1, whole genome shotgun sequence.
gggggctctGAGGCCCTGGGGGGGCTCCGGTgggttttggaggggggggggggggggttgtgtgtcctggccccccccccccacttgaCCACGTGTcacgtgtgcgtgcgtgtgtgtcccccccccccaggtcacGTGATGGTGAacggccccagcacccccctccccgtCAAGGCCAAGGCGGCGCTGGTGgagcccaacccccccccggtgcccatgggtgagcggggggggggggggctggcgtGTCCGTGGCGTGTCGTAGCGTGTGCCTGGCGTGTTCATGGCGTGCCATAGCGTGTGTGGGGCAGACTGTGGTGGGTGTGCTTGGCGTGTGCATTGGCGTGCTGTAGCGTGTGCATGGCACATGCCCATGGCGTGCCGCTGCGTGTGCGTGGCGTGCCGTAGCGTGTGCGTGGCGCACCGTGGCGCGTGCACGTCATGTGTGCTTGGCATGTGCATGGCGTGCCGTAGTGTGTGTGTGGCATATTGTGGCACGTGCACGGTGCGTGTGCTACCCATGTGCATGGCGTGCCGTAGCGTGTCCGTGGTATGTATCCATGGCGTGCCACTGCGTGTGCGTGGCGTGTTCGCGGCGTGCTGTAGCGTGTCCGTGGTATGTATCCATGGCGTGCCACTGCGTGTGCGTGGCGTGTTCGTGGCGTGCTGTAGCGTGTCCGTGGTATGTATCCATGGCGTGCCACTGCGTGTGCGTGGCGTGCCGTAGCGTGTCCGTGGCATGTATCCATGGCGTGCCACTGCGTGTGCGTGGCGTGTTCGCGGCGTGCCGCAGTGCGTGCGTGGCACACCCTGGCGCGTGCACGTCGTGCGCGCTCGGCATGCGCGCGGCCCACCTTGGCGTGCGCCGTGCGTGCGCCGGGACCCCCCGCtgacccctccctcccccccatgTCGGCGCAGGGGACcccccggcggggctgcgggcggtGCTGGCGCGGGAGGGCCCGGGGGGCTTCGCCCGGGCGGTGcgggggcaccgggggctgctGCTGACCGACACCACCTTCCGCGACGCCCACCAATCCCTGCTGGCCACCCGCGTCCGCACCCGCGACCTCGCCCGCGTCGCCCCCTTCGTCGCCCACAACCTCAGCCCCCTCTGCAGCATGGAGACCTGGGGAGGTCAGCGGGGGCGGGGCcacggggggcggggcctggaggggcggggcttggagaaggggtgggggggtggggccCGGAGGAGTGGGGTctcgggggggcggggcttggatATGTGGAGGGGCGGGGTTTCAGGGTTGGGTCTGGGGGGGCGGAGCTTGGACGGGTGGGGTCTCGGGGGGTCTTGGATGATTGGaggggtggggtttggggtggggggcttgggggcGGGGCTTGGCTGACTGGAGGGGCGGGGTCTCATGGGAGGGGGTGGGGCCTCGtgtgggcggggcctgggggtGGGGGCATGGAGGGGCGGGGCTTGGATGACTGGAGGGGCGGGGTCTcatgggagggggcggggcctcgtGTGGGCGGGGCCTGGAGACgtggggccgggagggggcggggcctgggggggggttggggcacGGGGGGCGGGGCTTCGGGGGGGGCTGAGCCTCATGTGGGTGGGGCTTCATTGAGGGGGTGTGGCCACACGGGGCGCGGTCTCCGGGACAGGGCATCAATGGGGCGCCACGAGGGGGCGGGGCTTCGTTGGGTGGGCGGGGTTTATGTCGGTGGGCGGGGCTTTGCGGAGTGGGCGGGGCTTCACTTGGGCGGGGCTTGCCTGGGGAGCCCCAAGGGAGGTGGGGCGGGGAGGGCTCGCGCGAGGGGGCGGGGCTCGCGCAAGGAGGGGCGTGGCTTGcacggggaggggcggggcttgcACGCGAGGACGGGGCGTGTCCGGCAGGCGCCACCTTCGACGTGGCCATGCGGTTCCTGCACGAGTGCCCCTGGgagcggctgcgggagctgcgGCGCCTGGTCCCCAACATCCCCTTCCAGATGCTGCTGCGCGGCGCCAACGCCGTCGGCTACACCAACTACCCCGACAACGTCATCTACCGGtcggccgggggcgcggggggacccggggggacgtggagggacgtggggacactggggggacatggacatggggggacatggggacgctggggggacatggagggacatggggacactgggggacatagggacatggggggacaaggggaaacgtagagggatgggggggcatggggggacatggggacattggggggacatggagggatatggggacactgtgggggcgtggggacatggggggacatggggagatgtggagggatggggggacatggggacacggagggacacagggatgccacAGGGGTGGGGAGacatggagggatggggagatgtggagggatgggggggcatggggggacatggggacactggggggacatggggacatggacatggagggacgtggggacactggggggcatTGGGACATGgggagacgtggtgggatgggggagcaggggacatcagggacatggggggacacggaaGGATGAGGGGACGTGAAGGACGTGGGGAGACGCGGTGGGATGAAGGGACAGGGGACATCAAGGACACGGCAGAACGTGGAGGGACGCGGTGGGGTGAGGGCTCACGAGGCCATGGGAGACCAGGGAGGGACGAAGGGACGCCAGAGCGCGGCGGGTCATGAAGGGTtgaggggacacgaggggacacggggacccccaggCGCCCCCTAAaccgacccccccccccttccccagcttctgCGAGGTGGCGGTGGCCAACGGGATGGACATTTTCCGAGTCTTTGACGCCCTCAACTACCTGCCCAACCTGGTGCTGGGGGTGgaggccgcggggcgggcgggggcggtggTGGAGGCCGCCCTGTCCTACACCGGGGACGTGGCCGACCCCTCCCGCACCAAGTACAGCCTCGACTACTACCTGGGCTTGGCCCGCGAGCTGGTGGCCGCCGGCACCCACATCCTCTGCATCaaggtttggggcgggggggggatgtggaattgggggtcttggggggggcgggaggggggatgaggggttgggaggggggtttggggggatcggagggtggtgggaggggggatttgggggtcctgaggggctgggatgtgggattTGGGTGcctgggggggttgggagggggagttggggaatgggaggggggtttgggggggtcggGAGAGGGTATGAGGGGTtgggaggggggatttgggggtcctgggggggttgggaggggggttgggaggggggttTGGGAGGtcaggaggggctggaagggggtttggggaggtCGGGAGGGGGGatgaggggctgggagggaggtttggggggtcgagagggggagggaggggggatgaGGGGTTgcgaggggggtttggggggtcgggaggggacgggagggggaatgcggggctgggaggggggattttgggggggttggggggttgggaggggggtttgggggtcctggggcactgggaggggggatTGGAGGGATGAGAGGGGGGGATTCgggggtcttggggggctgggagggggaatttggggggtggaAGGGCctttggggggctgggaggggggattTGGGTGTCGGGGGGGGGCGGATTTGGGgatcctggggggctggggagtgGCTTTGGGGGTCCCTTACTCCCTCAAGACACAGTGGGGCAGCTCTTGGGGGGGATGGAGACGTTCTGGGAGGCGGGGGGTCCCCGTGACCCCCATGACCTCCCCCCatgacccccgtgtcccccccccaggacatGGCGGGGCTGCTGACGCCGCCGGCCGCCCGGTTGCTGGTGGGGGCCCTGCGGGAGCAGTTCCCCGAGGTGCCGCTGCACATCCACACCCACGACACCGCCGGGGCCGGCGTGGCCTCCATGCTGGCGGCCGCCAATGCCGGCGCCGACGTGGTGGACGTGGCCGTGGACGCCATGTCCGGCATGACCTCCCAACCCAGCATGGGCGCCTTGGTGGCCTGCGCCCGCGGGACCCCCCTCGACACAGGTATGGACACCCCCTCGGAGGGGCCACCGGGGTCTTGGAGACGGTGACGTGGTCATGGAGGTGGCAACATGGTCAGGGAGGTGACAACATGGTCAGAGAGGTGGTGACGTAGTTATGGAAGTTCCACCACGGTCTTGGCAATGGCCGTGTGGTCATGGAGGTGGTGACGTGGGTATGGAGATGCCACCACGGTCAGGGAGATGCCACCACGGTCACGGAGGTGGCAACGTGATCATAGAGGTGCCAGCATAGTCAGGGAGGTGGTGATGTGGTCATGGAGGTGCCACCATGGTCTTGGCAATGGCAACGTGGTTATGGAGGTGGCAACATGGTCAGGGAGGTGGCAACGTGGTCTTGCCATTGTCAACACAGTCAGGAGGTGGCAACATGGTCATTGGGGTTGTCACCATGGTCTTGGTAATGCCAATGCGATCATGGAGGTGTCAGTGTGGGTCATGAAGGTGCTGCCAGGGTCTTGGCCACGGCATCATGGTCATGCTAATGGCACTGTGGTCATGGCAATGGCACGATGACCGTGGTCATGAAGGCGCCACCACTGTGGTGCCACCATGGCCATACTGATGGGCCTGTGGCCGCGGTAATGCCAGCGTGGTCACAACAATGGTACCATGGCCATGGTGGTGCCACCTCAGTCACGACATCATGCCCAGTCCATGGTGGCCCTCAACCACGGTGGCCTCCAACCCATGGCCCCCCCTCACCGTGGTGTCCCCACGGGCTCCCCATCCGTGGGTGACCCCCACCCATGCCACCCCGCAGGCATCGCGCTGGAGCGGGTGTTTGAGTACAGCGAGTACTGGGAGGCGGCGCGGGCGCTCTACGCCGCCTTCGACTGCACGGCCACCATGAAGTCGGGCAACGCGGACGTCTACGAGAACGAGATCCCGGGGGGACAATACACCAACCTCCACTTCCAGGCCCACGCCATGGGGCTGGGCCACAAGTTCAAGGAGGTCAAGAAAGCCTACACCGAGGCCAACAAGATCCTCGGGGACCTCATTAaggtggggctgggaaggggttgGGGGTGGTCTTCATGGGGTGCTCTCTATGGGGGAGGTGATCTCCACGGAATGGTGTCGATGGAGATGGTCTCTATGGAATAGGTGGTGTCCGTGGGGTGGGTGGTGTCCATAGGATGGGTGGTCTCCGTGGGGTGGGTGGTCTCCATGGAGTAGGATCGTCTTCATGGGGTGAGACGGTCTCCATGGGGTGATCTCTGTGAGGTGGGTGGTGTTCCATGGGGTGGGGAGTCTCTGTGGGATAGATGGTCTCCATGGGATGGGTGGTCTCCGTGGAAAAGGCGGTCTCCATGGGGTGGGATGATCTCTGCGGGGCAGTCTTTGTGGGGTGGGTGGTGTCCATGGGGTGAGTAGTCTCTGCGGGATGGGAGGTGTCTATAGCGTGATGTCCCGTGGGGTGGGTGGtctccatggggtgggtggtctcCATAGGGTGAtctccatggggtgggtggtctcCATAGGGTGGTCTCCATGGGATGGGTGGTCTCTGTAGGATAGTATCCATGGGGTAGGTGGTGTCTATGGAGTAGGACAGTTTCTGTGGGGTGGGATCGTCCCATTGGGTGATCTCTCTGGGGTGGGTGGTGTCCATGGGGCGGGTGGTCTCCGTAGGGTGGTCTCCATGAGGTAGATGGTCTCCATGAGGTGGTGCCCATGGGGTGGGTGGTGCCCGTGGGTTGGGTGCTCCATGGGTTGGGTGCTCCCCATCCCCAGGAAGGATCCCTGTGGGAGCAGCATAGTGGGGTGACACCTCGGGGCGACCCCGCGAGGTGACAtatccctccctctcccccggGGTGACGTTGCCGGGCGCAGGTGACACCGTCCTCGAAGGTGGTGGGGGACCTGGCGCAGTTCATGGTGCAGAACGGGCTGTCGCGGGAGGAGGTGGAGGCGCGGGCGGACgagctctccttccccctctccgtCGTGGAGTTCCTCCAGGGCCACATCGGAATCCCCCCGGGGGGCTTCCCCGAGCCCTTCCGCTCCAGGGTGAGTACTGGGAGAcgctgggaggggactgggaggcactgggaaaggACTGGGAGGAGATggaagaggctgggaggagactAGGGAGCCctggaagggactgggaggagatgggagggcactgggaggcactgggaagggactgggaggagatggaagaggctgggaggagactgggaggcactgggaagggactgggaggagatggaagaggctgggaggagactgggaggcactgggaagggactgggaggagatggaagaggctgggaggagactAGGGAGCCctggaagggactgggaggagatgggagggcactgggaggcactgggaagggactgggaggacatggaagaggctgggaggagactgggaggcactggaggggactgggaggctgggagggcactgggaggcactggaaagggactgggaggcactgggaggagtcTTCGGGTCCCTGTGCCGGTTGCCATGGCACCCTACCCTAGCAACGGGTCCCAGGGATGGTTGCCATGACACCCGACCCTAGCAACAGGTCCCACTACCAGTTGCCATGGCACCCATCCCTAGCAACGGATCCCCACAGCATCAGTCCCTGGCAACGAGTCCCTATGTCTGGTTGCCATGGCACCCTACCCTAGCAACGGGTCCCAGTGATGGTTGCCATGGCACCCGACCCTAGCAACAGGTCCCAATGATGGTTGCCATGGCACCCATCCCTAGCAACGGGTCCCCACAGCATCAGTCCCTGGCAACGAGTCCCTATGTCTGGTTGCCATGGCACCCGTCCCTAGCAACGGGTCCCCACAGCACCTGTCCCTAGCAACGAGCCCAGGGCAGGATGCTGCGGTCCCTCCCGCCCCCTCCATCACCCGTTACCATGGCACCCAGCCCCCCCGTTGCCATGCCGACGCCCTCCATCTGCCCCCCACAGGTACTGAAGGACCTGCCCCGTGTCGAGGGGCGGCCAGGGGCTTCGCTGCCCCCCACTGGACTTCGAGgcgctggggcaggagctgggggcgCGGCATGGGGCCCCCACCACCCCCGAGGACCTGCTCTCGGCCGCCCTCTACCCCAAAGTCTACGACGATTTCCGCACCTTCACTTCCACCTTCGGCCCCGTCTCCTGCCTGGGCACCCGCCTCTTCCTCGAGGGGCCCACCATCGCCGAGGAGTTTGAGGTGGGGCAGGCTTGGGAGGCTGGGGGgcgactgggaggggactgggaagaactgggagagggctggggggcgctgggaggcactgggaggagacTGGAGGGGACTGAGAGGCGCTGGAAGAAGACTACAGGGCACTGGGAGGAgactggaggggactgggaggcactggtaggggactggggggcactgagaggggactggaggggactgggaggggaccggggggcACTGAGGGGggactggaggggactgggaggggactggaaggcactgggaggcactggaaggagactggaggggactgggaggggactggggacaccgagaggggactggaggggactggaaggcactgggaggcactggaaggagactggaggggactgggaggggactggggggcactggaaggagactggaggggactgggaggcactgggaggggactggagGGGGACCCCTCGCGCACCCCCCCTCGCCCGCGCAGGTGGAGCTGGAGCGGGGGAAGACGCTGCACATCAAGGCGCTGGCGCTGGGGGACCTGAACGCCGCGGGGCAGCGGGAGGTTTTCTTCGAGCTCAACGGGCAGCTGCGCTCCATCCTCGTGCGGGACACCCAGGCCATGaaggtggggggccggggggcggggggaggtttgggggggtctcaggggtgtttggggggggtctgaggggggctggggggatgaTGGGGGGAGGTTTTCTCCGCACTCAATGGGCAGCTGCGCTCCATCCCCATGTGAGACACTCAGGGCATGgaggggggggtctggaggggggcTTGGGGGCATCTTGGGGGGTCctaggggggtcctgggggggtctgggggggtctcaggggtgtttggggggggtctgaggggggctggggggatgaTGGGGGGAGGTTTTCTCCGCACTCAATGGGCAGCTGCGCTCCATCCCCATGTGAGACACTCAGGGCATggaggggggggtctgggggggggcttgggggggtctgggggggttcaggggggtctgGGGGTAGGTCTCGGGGTtgtctgggggggtttgggggggctgatggggggAGATTTACTTGGAACTCAACGGGCAACGGCGCTCCATCCTCACGGGGGACACCCAGGCCATGAAagtgggggggccgggggggtgatggggggtctgggggggggtctgaaggggggctggagggatgaTGGGGGGAGATTTTGTTGGCGCTCCATCCTCCtgtggggaatgggggggggtgaggaaaactgggggggctggggaggcttGGGGGGGCATTTGGAGGTTCCAGGGGCATCTGAGGGGGGGTCTTTGGTGATCTCGGGGGGACACGTGAAGGttctgggggacacgggggggggggggggggtccaagGACCatgggggggtgtcctggggtaCACGAGGGGATcttggggggcacgggggggcaTTTAAGGGACGTCGGGGGGGAGTCTCAGAGACCAGAGGGGGGGTcttgggggacacgggggggtcccggggaccCATGGGGGGTGTCCTGGGGTACACGAGGGGATcttgggggacacggggggggggggttaagggACATGGGGGAGTCCCAGGGACCATAGAGGGGGGTcttgggggacacagggggggtcgttggggacacgggtggttctgggggggctctgggggacacaagggggtctgggggggacacaAAACCCCCCCTgatcccccccccttttttcctttctctctctcccccccccccaggagatGCACGTGCACCCCAAGGCGGAGCGGGGGGCCAAGGGGCAGGTGGGGGCCCCCATGCcgggggaggtggtggaggtgcgggtggaggcggggggcgaCGGTGGCCAAGGGCGACCCCCTCTGCGTCCTGAGCGCCATGAAGATGGAGACGGTGGTGACAGCCCCCCTGGCGGGGACCGTCGCCCGCCTCCACGTCCGCCCCGGCATGAGCCTGGAGGGGGACGACCTCATCGTCGAAATCGAGtagaaggaggtgggggggcgggggggggggggcggagagaaGAGGACCAacaccccccacatcccccccccccccccccgaaacctCTCTGacaccaccccacaccccccccccccccgaaaacaccccccccaaaaagccccCTCTGCCAAATGGTGCGCTGGCCCTTTAAGAGCGAcctgcccccgcctccccccccccctctagCGCCCCCTGCTGTGCGAAGGGGGGTACAGCTTAATTGGGGGGGGCACCCCTTAATTGGGGGGGTGCCCTCAACTGGGGGGGCTAAGCTTTTAATTGAGGGGCACCCCTTAATTGGAGGGCACCCCTTATTTGGGGGGGCACCCCTTAATTAGGGGATGGCCCCCATGACTGGGGAGGCTCAGAGCTTAATTGAGGGGCAGCCCTTAATTAGGGGGGGGGAATACCCGTTAATTAGGGGGGGACCCTATAATTGGGGAGGCATGCCTTAACTGGGGGGAGCACCCCTTAATTGGGGGTCGTCCCTTAATTGGGGGAGTTACGTCTTAATTGGGGAGGCATCTCTTAATTGGGGGGGGTcaccccattttgggggggttaCCTGTTAATTGGGGGGCCCCCATGTTTGGGGGGGCACCCCTTAATTTTTGGGGGTGCCCCACGTTATTTGTGGGGAGGTCACGCCTGTTTTGGGGGGGTTCACCCCATTTTCGGGGGGGCCCCACTTTTTTCGAGGGGGTGTCACCCCGTTGGGGGAGGGGCAGCCCCTTTTGGGGGAGGGGCTTCACCTCGAGGGGGGGGAGAgggccccccacacacacttttggGGGTCCCCACACACTTTGGGGACCCCCCCTttagggcgggggggggggtcagccccCCCCGTGTCActaa
It encodes:
- the PC gene encoding LOW QUALITY PROTEIN: pyruvate carboxylase, mitochondrial (The sequence of the model RefSeq protein was modified relative to this genomic sequence to represent the inferred CDS: deleted 2 bases in 2 codons) gives rise to the protein MLQLCVPRGGGRALLGVRLLRGPPPGTTRPVSYQPIRKVLVANRGEIAIRVFRACTELGIRTVAVYSEQDTGQMHRQKADEAYLVGRGLPPVQAYLHIPDIIRVAQENGVDAIHPGYGFLSERADFAQACLDAGVRFVGPPPDVVRKMGDKVEARAIAIAAGVPVVPGTSSPVSGLSEAQDFARRVGFPVIFKAAHGGGGRGMRVVRSPEELEESFSRATSEALAAFGNGALFVEKFIERPRHIEVQILGDQHGNVVHLYERDCSIQRRHQKVVEIAPAARLHPELRARLASDAVRLAQQVGYENAGTVEFLVDQSGDYYFIEVNSRLQVEHTVTEEITDVDLVHAQLQVAAGRSLPELGLRQENIRVNGCAIQCRVTTEDPARGFQPDTGRIEVFRSGEGMGIRLDGASAFQGALISPHYDSLLVKVVAHGPDQPAAAAKMSRALAEFRIRGVKVGLPFLQNVLAHPQFLGGAADTQFIDENPELFHLRPGQNRAQKLLHYLGHVMVNGPSTPLPVKAKAALVEPNPPPVPMGDPPAGLRAVLAREGPGGFARAVRGHRGLLLTDTTFRDAHQSLLATRVRTRDLARVAPFVAHNLSPLCSMETWGGATFDVAMRFLHECPWERLRELRRLVPNIPFQMLLRGANAVGYTNYPDNVIYRFCEVAVANGMDIFRVFDALNYLPNLVLGVEAAGRAGAVVEAALSYTGDVADPSRTKYSLDYYLGLARELVAAGTHILCIKDMAGLLTPPAARLLVGALREQFPEVPLHIHTHDTAGAGVASMLAAANAGADVVDVAVDAMSGMTSQPSMGALVACARGTPLDTGIALERVFEYSEYWEAARALYAAFDCTATMKSGNADVYENEIPGGQYTNLHFQAHAMGLGHKFKEVKKAYTEANKILGDLIKVTPSSKVVGDLAQFMVQNGLSREEVEARADELSFPLSVVEFLQGHIGIPPGGFPEPFRSRVLKDLPRVEGRPGASLPPLDFEALGQELGARHGAPTTPEDLLSAALYPKVYDDFRTFTSTFGPVSCLGTRLFLEGPTIAEEFEVELERGKTLHIKALALGDLNAAGQREVFFELNGQLRSILVRDTQAMKEMHVHPKAERGAKGQVGAPMPGEVVEVRVRRGATVAKGDPLCVLSAMKMETVVTAPLAGTVARLHVRPGMSLEGDDLIVEIE